A genome region from Caloranaerobacter ferrireducens includes the following:
- a CDS encoding DUF3795 domain-containing protein: MKKVIGACGCICSDCRIYEKDCKGCHAIKGKPCWLHEVGLDVCDFYECCVMDKGLEHCGECREIPCNKFWENKNPAWTEEQHKKIVEQRVTLLKGLAQNKI, translated from the coding sequence ATGAAAAAAGTTATTGGAGCATGTGGGTGCATTTGCAGTGATTGCAGGATTTATGAAAAGGATTGTAAGGGATGTCATGCTATAAAGGGTAAGCCATGTTGGTTGCATGAAGTAGGACTTGATGTTTGTGATTTTTATGAATGTTGTGTAATGGATAAAGGGTTAGAACATTGTGGAGAATGTAGAGAAATTCCATGTAACAAGTTTTGGGAGAATAAAAATCCTGCATGGACTGAAGAGCAACACAAAAAAATTGTAGAACAGAGAGTTACTTTGCTTAAAGGATTAGCTCAGAATAAAATTTGA
- a CDS encoding YdcF family protein, with product MKNRIYEENFNRCKLAKYILPSGGYNSKIPEYNSEWQFLYDIAINLGVPNEAILKEDKATHTFENAEFSYEVIRKQGIKVDKAILVCKTFHARRAYLTYKTVFPPSVKIIVSPVTDGKDIRKDNWFLDVNKTKRVMSEVIKIGKYFENHIPNLANKSE from the coding sequence GTGAAGAATAGGATATATGAGGAAAATTTCAACAGGTGCAAGTTAGCTAAATATATACTGCCTTCTGGTGGTTATAATAGTAAAATACCTGAGTATAACTCAGAGTGGCAATTTTTATATGATATAGCTATAAATTTAGGAGTACCAAATGAAGCGATATTAAAGGAAGACAAAGCAACACATACATTTGAAAATGCAGAGTTTTCATATGAGGTTATTAGAAAACAGGGAATTAAAGTAGATAAAGCTATATTAGTTTGCAAAACATTTCATGCTAGACGAGCATATCTAACATACAAAACAGTTTTTCCACCTTCAGTAAAAATTATTGTATCTCCAGTGACAGATGGGAAGGATATTCGTAAAGATAACTGGTTTTTAGATGTAAACAAGACTAAAAGAGTTATGAGTGAGGTTATTAAAATAGGAAAATACTTTGAAAACCATATACCTAATTTGGCTAATAAATCAGAATGA
- a CDS encoding class I SAM-dependent methyltransferase: MGKINYNDISKIYDDVRDEEMTIINSFLDEVKISEATKILDVGCGTGNYTNILQKITKAEVYGVDASEGMLEKAKEKNQHIILKVGLATDIPFEDCIFDFVYMTDVIHHIKDIDKMFLEFYRVLKNGGKVCISTQSHRQIDLRYMSEFFPSTAIVDKQRYPDIEEIISSAKKNGFSFLKIEIISEGEEVELGNKFLELLEKKGYSMLHLISDEDYQIGLNRVKSEMKNGLIKRKSAGGTLVWLIKNEKM, translated from the coding sequence GTGGGAAAGATAAATTACAATGATATTAGTAAGATATATGATGATGTTAGAGATGAAGAAATGACCATAATAAATAGTTTTTTAGATGAAGTTAAGATATCTGAAGCAACTAAAATTCTTGACGTTGGATGTGGTACAGGGAACTATACCAACATACTGCAAAAGATAACGAAAGCAGAAGTGTATGGGGTAGATGCATCAGAAGGAATGTTAGAAAAAGCTAAAGAAAAGAACCAACATATTATTCTAAAAGTTGGTTTGGCAACAGATATTCCGTTTGAAGATTGTATTTTTGACTTCGTGTATATGACGGATGTTATCCATCATATTAAAGATATAGATAAAATGTTTTTAGAATTTTATAGAGTTTTAAAAAATGGAGGTAAGGTCTGTATAAGTACACAGTCACATAGACAAATTGACCTTAGATATATGTCAGAGTTTTTTCCATCAACAGCTATTGTTGATAAGCAAAGATATCCAGATATAGAAGAAATAATTAGCTCAGCAAAGAAAAATGGATTTAGTTTTCTAAAGATTGAAATAATTAGCGAAGGAGAAGAAGTAGAGTTAGGAAATAAATTTTTAGAATTATTAGAGAAAAAAGGCTATTCGATGCTACATTTGATTTCGGATGAAGATTACCAAATAGGGTTGAATAGGGTAAAAAGTGAAATGAAGAATGGCCTTATCAAAAGAAAATCAGCGGGTGGGACTTTAGTTTGGTTAATTAAGAATGAAAAAATGTAA
- a CDS encoding CPBP family intramembrane glutamic endopeptidase, protein MDIVFLIIGLALTLIDIFLKIRTLKENIFKRIFFIVFGLATLYFVDKTFLYISTRAIFCGLIIGIVFMGIHILVAKGVKLKKENVNKGLIYTSLLIYGLELPAEEFLYRGIIFIPLLELFQPIVAISLTSVLFLGLHLKTWNNKFVWIGSLVLGLICAISVYLTKSIWTAIIIHNLNDFGFMTLVNKKNIFKEKYAD, encoded by the coding sequence ATGGATATTGTGTTCCTAATAATAGGATTAGCATTAACATTAATAGATATATTTTTGAAGATAAGAACTTTAAAAGAAAACATTTTTAAGAGAATATTTTTTATTGTATTTGGATTAGCTACTTTGTATTTTGTAGATAAGACATTCTTGTATATATCTACTAGAGCTATTTTTTGTGGTCTAATAATTGGAATTGTTTTTATGGGAATTCATATATTAGTAGCTAAAGGAGTTAAGCTAAAAAAAGAAAATGTGAACAAAGGATTAATCTATACTAGCTTATTAATTTATGGATTAGAATTACCAGCGGAAGAATTCTTATACCGAGGAATTATTTTTATTCCACTTTTAGAACTATTTCAACCTATTGTAGCTATCTCATTAACATCAGTCTTATTTTTAGGACTTCATTTAAAAACTTGGAACAACAAGTTTGTTTGGATAGGCTCATTAGTTTTGGGGTTAATATGTGCTATAAGCGTTTATTTAACAAAGAGTATTTGGACTGCTATTATAATTCATAATTTAAATGATTTTGGATTTATGACTTTAGTAAATAAAAAAAATATATTCAAAGAAAAGTATGCTGATTAG